The Macrobrachium nipponense isolate FS-2020 chromosome 46, ASM1510439v2, whole genome shotgun sequence genome has a segment encoding these proteins:
- the LOC135214918 gene encoding LOW QUALITY PROTEIN: protein piccolo-like (The sequence of the model RefSeq protein was modified relative to this genomic sequence to represent the inferred CDS: deleted 1 base in 1 codon) codes for MIVPSDPARNCLGLPYSNTYEARFKVVGREGCRSMEVIDGRPAPASPDPNDHHPHLNMGGMSPAEGPTPPAPPPPPPQQPQTDGYWNMHLEVLSKLKGEGKDWYDGDAIDTSIGGQGVKPEQDPYAPYSHMHHHHPMTPESMHGASLNGPHMGYPSLQQQSQHQQHYTGYQSHPGMGDMSPMSPNYQAHSRPPPHPQQHMNQHMAPQHMGQYADQQQMGLSHHAQYPGQMGHMGQGMPGQGHPGHDGPPGREGDPYSFVDEYSGPPPRPVEEILGQTQPKRRGRKPKHIKLMENGSMMGFGDGLGCGAAAGRVFDTPESHYPSGDPLAIAAAQAAHEAKKRKWKQLGPDGKPILAPMKQRKKVDRFDGISEEDVAKKTLPDHLAPNLDIVIIGINPASCNNQGFEEDKNNYSVTRRSDVYQLPIGKCLYLSGLIPEPLTSEDDFRLLEHGIGFTNIVARTTRGSADLTRKEIKEGGQILLSKLQRFQPRIAVFNGKGIYEIFSGKKEFTFGRQPEKIEGTRTHVWVMPSSSARCAQLPRALDKVPFYTALRKFRDFIKGNLDELNEEEITFVNGKAKSFKTEGCEKMELGCEGQPGELCPPPDMCQPRELCPPRDMCPPAPDHRESPHIGEELLSIKEEPDVSTKLSDDMEEDDLGKEMPRTLYNLNGMTREQLEGLDCPTIPIRKKRGRPKKTPDDPNAPPRPRPRPQSFDPLMCNGEEPIKKKRGRPKKVLEDGTIPPPKKPGRKPRALKEMLLAQQQQQQQQGAVHQPHQPHQTHPHHPQHHLQQQQLSQQQQLSQQQPLGQQSSLTQQPPLSQQPPPPQSVGMSHMNGMMSPRGFSPNPGAQTFSPQYGGHTPVHGGGSLTPNHNAGNQTPGHTAAMVPRGPTPQQFGQSPGYSPGPVNNQPPQRTTPYSQQADTPTDLKVEEDHHLLASPPASPMMAQPDFEPPSSMPEGDMSIGASDTQSSAALTPSHQHQEDGKASVPLTSRDQPQLTPTMPGQFSNPTTPVDGSSYQNYPSYPSNASHSPSMVKPPIHPGQSPTVTNKGDVASKSLSGLESLVDQIPSLNEHETSSQHSAHSNSAPCSNPTTPGPPTGSAPFSPGHVPPTSTYQSYPGGSSSGASAYPSSHYGSPQSSHPYSPHYSSNSTNLSTNFSVSSLANSSISTTMSYSSAYDLGSPQASTSSFSVSSLTSSAPAPSPSMYSTSYSPAPPPTAPGPPPPHSSYPDIMSPSMLAATPPMGSSFMGSPSLMSSPTPMSSSMSGSSMGPMGALHSSMGMTYPYSQYSDATPSYPPPGHSTFPYPPTTPGFHVPSPRFPYPSPYANSPYTQGYSQNAMLERIKQTSMGMGFGGF; via the exons CAAGTTGAAAGGTGAGGGCAAAGACTGGTACGATGGCGACGCAATTGACACCAGCATCGGGGGCCAGGGGGTCAAGCCCGAACAGGACCCCTATGCGCCATATTCCCATATGCACCACCACCACCCCATGACTCCGGAATCCATGCACGGAGCGTCTCTCAACGGACCCCACATGGGATACCCATCTCTACAGCAGCAGAGTCAGCACCAGCAGCACTACACGGGCTACCAGAGTCACCCGGGGATGGGCGACATGTCCCCCATGTCCCCGAATTACCAGGCCCACTCGAGACCTCCCCCTCACCCGCAGCAGCATATGAACCAGCACATGGCCCCCCAGCATATGGGTCAGTACGCAGACCAGCAACAAATGGGCCTTTCCCATCACGCGCAGTACCCGGGTCAGATGGGTCACATGGGTCAGGGCATGCCCGGTCAGGGGCACCCGGGTCACGACGGTCCTCCAGGGCGAGAGGGAGATCCTTATAGTTTCGTGGACGAGTACTCTGGTCCGCCTCCGAGACCCGTCGAAGAAATCCTCGGCCAAACGCAACCCAAGAGAAGAGGCCGCAAACCCAAACATATAAAACTCATGGAAAATGG CTCAATGATGGGATTTGGTGATGGCCTGGGTTGCGGTGCGGCAGCTGGGAGGGTTTTCGATACACCCGAGTCACACTATCCGAG TGGGGATCCATTGGCAATTGCCGCTGCTCAAGCTGCTCACGAGGCCAAGAAAAGAAAGTGGAAACAACTGGGGCCCGACGGTAAGCCAATCCTAGCGCCCATGAAGCAGCGGAAAAAAGTCGACCGCTTCGACGGCATCTCCGAGGAAGACGTCGCCAAGAAGACCTTACCCGATCACTTGGCGCCTAACTTGGATATAGTCATT ATCGGAATAAATCCAG CATCCTGCAATAATCAAG gctttgaggaagataaaaataattactcTGTCACACGGCGTAGTGATGTCTATCAGCTACCAATTG GGAAATGTTTGTACCTGTCTGGCTTAATTCCGGAACCTCTCACATCTGAGGATGACTTCAGGCTCCTAGAACATGGAATTGGTTTCACCAATATTGTTGCCAGAACTACAAGAGGTTCAGCTGACTTAaccaggaaggaaataaaagaag GTGGACAGATACTTCTATCAAAACTTCAGCGATTCCAGCCTAGAATTGCAGTCTTTAACGGAAAAGGAATCTATGAAATCTTCTCTGGGAAGAAAGAATTTACTTTTGGAAGACAACCAGAAAAAATTGAAGGAACTCGCACT CATGTTTGGGTGATGCCATCATCATCGGCACGGTGCGCACAGCTTCCACGGGCACTAGATAAGGTACCCTTCTACACTGCTCTGCGGAAATTCCGAGACTTTATAAAAGGCAACCTTGATGAACTGAATGAGGAGGAAATTACGTTTGTTAATGGAAAAGCAAAGTCCTTCAAAACAGAAGGGTGTGAAAAGATGGAACTTGGCTGTGAAGGTCAACCGGGAGAATTGTGTCCTCCTCCAGACATGTGTCAACCAAGAGAACTTTGCCCCCCAAGAGACATGTGTCCACCAGCGCCAGACCACAGAGAATCTCCACATATTGGGGAGGAATTGCTTAGTATTAAGGAAGAACCAGACGTTTCGACCAAGCTCAGTGATGATATGGAAGAAGACGACCTTGGCAAAGAAATGCCTCGTACATTATATAACTTGAATGGGATGACAAGAGAACAGCTCGAAGGATTGGACTGTCCGACAATACCAATCAGAAAAAAGAGAGGCAGACCCAAAAAGACACCTGATGATCCAAATGCCCCTCCCCGTCCTCGGCCTCGGCCACAAAGCTTTGATCCACTTATGTGCAATGGTGAAGAGCCCATTAAGAAAAAGAGAGGGCGACCAAAGAAAGTACTTGAAGATGGTACAATTCCACCTCCTAAGAAACCTGGTCGGAAACCAAGAGCACTAAAAGAAATGCTGCTGgctcagcaacagcagcagcagcagcaaggagCTGTGCATCAGCCCCATCAACCTCATCAAACTCATCCACATCATCCACAACATCATTTACAACAGCAACAACTAAGTCAACAACAACAGCTAAGTCAACAGCAACCACTGGGTCAGCAGTCCTCGCTGACTCAACAGCCACCATTAAGtcaacaaccaccaccaccacagtcTGTGGGAATGTCACACATGAATGGAATGATGTCTCCTAGAGGATTTAGTCCTAACCCTGGTGCTCAGACGTTCTCTCCCCAGTATGGAGGTCACACTCCAGTACATGGTGGCGGGAGCCTCACCCCTAATCATAATGCAGGCAATCAGACCCCTGGCCATACTGCTGCAATGGTTCCTAGAGGACCAACTCCACAGCAGTTTGGCCAGTCTCCGGGATATTCTCCTGGTCCTGTCAACAATCAACCCCCACAAAGAACAACACCATACAGTCAACAGGCTGATACGCCAACTGACCTGAAGGTGGAAGAAGATCATCATTTATTAGCGTCACCCCCAGCTTCTCCAATGATGGCTCAACCAGACTTCGAACCTCCAAGTAGTATGCCTGAGGGAGATATGTCCATTGGTGCTTCAGATACTCAGAGTTCAGCAGCTCTCACCCCAAGTCATCAACATCAAGAGGATGGCAAGGCATCTGTACCACTAACCTCCAGGGACCAGCCTCAGCTCACCCCTACGATGCCAGGCCAGTTCTCTAACCCAACCACTCCAGTAGATGGCAGCTCATACCAGAATTATCCTTCGTATCCTTCCAATGCTTCTCATTCTCCATCTATGGTGAAACCTCCCATACATCCTGGGCAGTCACCAACTGTTACAAATAAGGGAGATGTAGCATCTAAGAGCTTGTCAGGTCTTGAGTCATTAGTGGACCAGATACCAAGCTTGAATGAGCATGAGACAAGTAGCCAGCATTCTGCTCACTCTAATTCTGCCCCTTGCTCTAATCCTACTACTCCTGGCCCTCCTACGGGATCAGCGCCCTTCAGTCCTGGTCATGTTCCGCCCACCTCCACCTATCAGAGCTACCCAGGGGGGAGCAGCTCAGGAGCCTCGGCTTACCCATCTTCCCACTATGGCTCC CCACAATCTTCACATCCGTATTCCCCTCACTACAGCTCTAACAGTACAAACCTCAGTACAAATTTCAGTGTGAGCTCACTGGCAAATAGCAGCATTAGTACCACTATGTCATACAGTAGTGCTTACGATCTAGGTTCACCACAGGCATCAACAAGCTCATTTAGTGTGTCGTCATTGACTAGCAGTGCTCCTGCCCCTTCCCCCTCCATGTACAGCACCTCCTACTCCCCAGCACCTCCTCCAACTGCTCCTGGGCCGCCACCTCCACACTCCTCATATCCAGATATCATGAGTCCCTCTATGTTAGCTGCCACGCCTCCAATGGGTTCATCTTTTATGGGCTCTCCCAGCCTGATGAGCTCACCAACACCCATGAGCTCAAGTATGAGTGGGTCCTCAATGGGTCCAATGGGTGCTCTACACTCTTCGATGGGTATGACATACCCATATTCACAGTATAGTGATGCTACTCCCAGTTACCCTCCACCTGGTCACTCAACGTTTCCCTATCCACCCACTACACCCGGGTTCCATGTACCCTCTCCACGTTTCCCTTACCCGTCCCCTTACGCAAATTCCCCCTACACTCAAGGTTACTCCCAAAATGCCATGCTGGAGCGCATCAAGCAAACCAGTATGGGAATGGGTTTTGGGGGATTTTAA